From a region of the Phaseolus vulgaris cultivar G19833 chromosome 6, P. vulgaris v2.0, whole genome shotgun sequence genome:
- the LOC137832206 gene encoding uncharacterized protein produces the protein MASSAAPSLNAVLDRVQGATERSGRNVQEIRVVAASKTKSVSALRQVYDAGHRFFGENYVQELLQKAPQLPGDIEWHLIGNLQSNKVKPLIAGVPNLACVESVDDEKIANLLDRAVANVGRKPLKVFVQVNTSGETSKFGVEPAVCVDLVKHITNCSNLEFSGLMTIGMLDYSSTPENFKMLSNCRTEVCKALGISETQCELSMGMTGDFEQAIEMGSTNVRIGTAIFGAREYQTKEEK, from the exons ATGGCATCGTCAGCAGCGCCGTCGCTAAACGCAGTGCTGGATCGCGTCCAAGGGGCTACTGAGCGCTCTGGCCGGAATGTGCAAGAGATCCGTGTTGTGGCGGCTAGCAAGACTAAATCAGTTTCTGCTCTCCGTCAGGTATACGACGCCGGCCATAGATTCTTCGGCGAGAACTACGTTCAAGAACTCCTTCAGAAAGCTCCTCAG CTTCCCGGTGACATCGAGTGGCATCTCATTGGCAATTTGCAGAGTAACAAAGTCAAGCCTCTTATCG CTGGTGTTCCCAACCTTGCTTGTGTAGAATCTGTGGATGATGAGAag ATTGCAAATCTTCTTGATCGTGCTGTAGCAAATGTTGGCAGGAAACCGTTGAAGGTTTTTGTTCAAGTGAATACGAGCGGAGAAACCT CCAAATTTGGTGTTGAACCAGCTGTGTGTGTGGATCTTGTAAAGCACATCACAAACTGCTCAAACCTTGAGTTTTCTGGTCTCATGACAATTGGCATGCTAGATTATTCATCCACCCCAGAAAATTTTAAG ATGTTGTCCAATTGCAGAACTGAAGTTTGTAAAGCACTTGGAATATCAGAAACGCAATGTGAGTTATCAATGGGCATGACTGGAGACTTTGAGCAAGCT ATCGAGATGGGAAGTACTAATGTTAGGATTGGAACTGCCATATTTGGAGCCAGAGAATATC
- the LOC137833551 gene encoding stigma-specific STIG1-like protein 1 produces MKLLKTLFLVALLMALAITALSATSADSNEEPKSLRGTSRFLSQRVALTCEKNPKICLAKGSAGPDCCNKKCVKFSTDRLNCGRCGKKCSFGKICCEGKCVNPNTNEKHCGKCGIKCNAKGSCVFGMCSYG; encoded by the coding sequence ATGAAGTTGTTGAAGACCCTCTTCCTTGTGGCCTTGTTAATGGCTTTGGCCATTACTGCTCTGTCAGCAACATCTGCAGATTCGAATGAAGAGCCAAAGTCTCTCCGAGGAACAAGCCGATTCCTTTCCCAGAGGGTGGCGTTGACATGTGAGAAGAACCCGAAGATATGCCTTGCTAAAGGTAGTGCAGGGCCTGATTGCTGCAACAAGAAGTGTGTGAAGTTTTCCACAGACAGACTCAACTGCGGAAGGTGTGGAAAAAAATGCAGCTTCGGAAAGATATGCTGCGAAGGGAAGTGCGTGAACCCTAACACTAACGAGAAGCATTGCGGCAAATGTGGCATCAAGTGCAACGCCAAAGGTTCTTGTGTTTTCGGGATGTGCAGCTATGGATAG
- the LOC137833152 gene encoding stigma-specific STIG1-like protein 1, protein MKSLLQILFLVAMLVPLAIADSQTLHTQKSPFLTTTYPKTHNSTESPATPSSESLELASLRGAKGLHGHKNVRGAMTCDKYPRVCRAKGSEGPDCCKRKCVNVSTDRNNCGMCGKKCKYSQVCCKGKCVNPMFDKHHCGKCGNKCVKGDSCVFGLCSYA, encoded by the coding sequence ATGAAGTCCCTTCTTCAGATACTCTTCCTTGTGGCCATGCTAGTGCCTTTGGCCATTGCTGATTCACAAACACTACACACACAAAAATCTCCATTCCTCACCACCACTTATCCTAAAACTCACAACTCTACTGAAAGCCCAGCTACCCCATCTTCTGAAAGTCTAGAATTAGCCTCTCTCCGTGGAGCCAAGGGCCTCCATGGCCATAAAAATGTGCGTGGGGCCATGACTTGTGATAAATACCCTAGAGTTTGTCGCGCTAAGGGCAGCGAAGGACCTGACTGTTGCAAGAGAAAATGTGTGAACGTGTCAACTGACAGAAATAACTGTGGCATGTGTGGAAAAAAGTGCAAGTACTCGCAAGTGTGTTGCAAAGGTAAGTGTGTGAATCCTATGTTTGACAAGCACCATTGTGGAAAATGCGGCAACAAGTGCGTCAAAGGGGATTCCTGTGTTTTTGGTTTGTGCAGCTACGCGTGA
- the LOC137832208 gene encoding pre-mRNA cleavage factor Im 25 kDa subunit 2, with product MVSSQVVNTYPLSSYTFGTKEPKMEKDTSVADRLARMKVNYMKEGMRTSVEGILLVQEHNHPHILLLQIGNTFCKLPGGRLKPGENEMEGLKRKLTSKLGANSPALVPDWQIGECVAIWWRPNFETIMYPYCPPHITKPKECKKLFLVHLSEREYFAVPKNLKLLAVPLFELYDNVQRYGPVISTIPQQLSRFQFKMITN from the exons atggTGTCGTCCCAAGTTGTGAATACATACCCGTTGTCGAGCTACACGTTTGGCACAAAGGAGCCCAAGATGGAGAAAGACACCTCCGTCGCGGATCGTCTCGCTCGCATGAAAGTCAA CTATATGAAGGAGGGAATGAGGACCAGTGTCGAAGGAATTTTACTG GTACAAGAACAtaatcatccacatatacttctTCTGCAAATTGGAAACACATTTTGCAAACTCCCCGGTGGGCGTCTCAAACCAGGAGAGAATG AAATGGAGGGCTTGAAGAGAAAGTTGACTAGCAAGCTTGGTGCTAATTCACCGGCTCTTGTGCCTGACTGGCAG ATAGGTGAGTGTGTTGCAATCTGGTGGAGGCCAAATTTTGAAACCATAATGTATCCATACTGCCCCCCTCATATCACAAAACCCAAG GAGTGCAAAAAACTTTTCCTTGTTCACTTATCTGAAAGGGAATACTTTGCCGTGcccaaaaatttaaaactactTGCTGTTCCATTGTTTGAACTCTATGACAATGTTCAG AGATACGGTCCAGTTATATCCACCATTCCTCAGCAGCTATCCAGATTCCAGTTTAAAATGATCACTAATTGA
- the LOC137832207 gene encoding putative pectate lyase 2 produces MATLTILLVLSACILPTLASPLNNRDSTKEFNALSPIPNYITKSSPQNAVMNTIDSCWRAKTNWASNRQSLADCAIGFGKDAIGGKFGDVYEVTDPSDDPVDPKPGTLRYGAIQTEPLWITFGKDMVITLKNELMLNSYKTIDGRGAKVEIANGACITIQGVSHVIIHGIGIHDCKPGVGGMVRSTPEHVGYREGSDGDAISIFASSNVWIDHCFLARSTDGLIDVIHASTAVTISNNYFTHHDKVMLLGHSDEYSADKVMKVTVAFNRFASDLIERMPRVRFGYAHVVNNRYDEWVMYAIGGSANPTIFSEGNYFTASDDSAAKQVTKRESSEGWNNWKWRSFGDEFLNGAYFVPSGYGSCTPLYSDAQTFIAAKASMVPFLTLNAGPLNCVVGKAC; encoded by the exons ATGGCCACTTTAACCATTCTCCTAGTGCTCTCAGCATGCATTCTACCCACCTTAGCTTCACCACTGAATAacagagattcaacaaaggagttcAATGCCCTCTCTCCTATTCCAAACTATATCACCAAGAGTAGCCCTCAGAATGCTGTTATGAACACAATAGATTCATGCTGGCGAGCCAAAACAAATTGGGCTTCTAATCGCCAATCCTTGGCTGATTGTGCAATTGGCTTTGGCAAAGATGCCATAGGAGGAAAATTTGGTGATGTATATGAAGTCACTGACCCTTCTGACGACCCTGTAGACCCAAAACCTGGCACACTTCGTTATGGTGCAATCCAGACAGAACCCCTTTGGATAACTTTCGGCAAGGACATGGTTATCACGCTGAAGAATGAGCTCATGCTGAATAGCTACAAGACCATTGATGGGAGAGGAGCCAAAGTGGAGATTGCAAATGGGGCTTGCATTACGATACAAGGTGTTAGCCATGTAATCATACATGGAATTGGCATTCATGATTGTAAACCGGGTGTGGGTGGCATGGTTAGGAGCACTCCTGAGCATGTTGGGTATCGTGAAGGCTCTGATGGAGATGCCATTAGCATATTTGCCTCCTCCAATGTGTGGATTGACCATTGCTTTTTGGCTCGTTCCACCGATGGTCTCATTGATGTTATTCATGCCTCAACTGCAGTCACCATCTCTAACAATTACTTCACCCACCACGACAAA GTGATGCTGCTAGGGCACAGTGATGAATACAGCGCGGATAAAGTCATGAAAGTAACAGTAGCTTTTAACCGCTTTGCCAGTGACTTAATAGAAAGAATGCCAAG GGTGAGATTTGGTTATGCCCATGTGGTGAACAACCGGTATGACGAGTGGGTGATGTATGCCATTGGTGGCAGTGCCAACCCTACCATTTTCAGTGAAGGAAACTATTTTACGGCTTCAGATGATTCTGCTGCAAAACAG GTTACCAAGAGGGAAAGTAGTGAAGGTTGGAATAATTGGAAATGGAGGAGTTTTGGAGATGAATTCTTAAATGGTGCTTATTTTGTGCCATCTGGGTATGGAAGTTGCACCCCATTGTATTCAGATGCTCAAACTTTTATAGCGGCCAAGGCATCCATGGTGCCCTTTTTAACTCTCAATGCAGGGCCACTTAACTGTGTTGTTGGCAAAGCTTGTTAA
- the LOC137832209 gene encoding putative pectate lyase 2, whose amino-acid sequence MATSSLLLFSCFILLLASSSQSAVLNKIDSCRLAKSNWASNRQALADCVIGFGKDAIGGKYGAIYKVTDPSDDPISPKPGTLRYGVVQTQPLWIIFAKDMTIKLKNELIMNSYKTIDGRGAKVEITNGPCITIQGVSHVIIHGISIHDCKPSKAGLVMSTPSHVGHRQGSDGDGISIFASSNVWIDHCFFARCFDGLIDVIHASTAITISNNYFTQHDKVMLLGHSDVYTADKIMKVTIAFNRFASGLIERMPRVRFGYAHVVNNKYDAWKMYAIGGSSNPTILSEANYYVAPNDPASKQVTKREMKGKLKSWKWRSSKDAFLNGAYFVPSGYGSCDPNYSPSQSFTAAPASLVPAITLNAGPLTCVAGKAC is encoded by the exons ATGGCAACCTCTTCCTTACTCTTGTTTTCATGCTTCATACTACTCCTTGCAAGTTCATCACAAAGTGCAGTTCTAAACAAAATAGACTCATGCAGGCTTGCCAAATCCAATTGGGCATCAAATCGCCAAGCCTTGGCTGATTGTGTCATTGGCTTTGGAAAAGATGCGATTGGAGGCAAATATGGAGCAATATATAAAGTCACAGATCCCTCTGATGATCCTATAAGCCCAAAACCAGGCACACTTCGCTATGGTGTGGTGCAAACACAACCCCTTTGGATCATTTTTGCCAAAGATATGACTATTAAGCTCAAGAACGAGCTTATCATGAATAGCTACAAGACCATTGATGGAAGAGGTGCTAAAGTGGAGATTACAAATGGGCCTTGCATTACAATACAAGGTGTTAGCCATGTTATCATCCATGGCATTAGCATCCATGATTGTAAACCAAGCAAGGCTGGCCTTGTAATGAGCACCCCATCTCATGTTGGCCATCGCCAAGGCTCTGATGGAGATGGCATTAGCATATTTGCCTCCTCAAATGTTTGGATTGATCACTGTTTCTTTGCTCGTTGTTTTGATGGCTTGATTGATGTTATTCACGCCTCAACTGCCATTACCATTTCTAACAATTACTTTACCCAGCATGACAAA GTTATGCTACTAGGACACAGCGACGTGTACACGGCAGATAAAATAATGAAAGTAACAATAGCCTTCAACCGATTTGCTAGTGGTCTAATTGAAAGGATGCCAAG GGTGAGATTTGGTTATGCCCATGTGGTGAACAACAAATATGATGCGTGGAAGATGTATGCTATAGGTGGCAGTTCTAACCCAACCATTCTAAGTGAAGCAAACTACTATGTAGCTCCGAATGACCCTGCTTCAAAACAG GTTACCAAGAGGGAAATGAAGGGAAAATTGAAGAGTTGGAAATGGAGGTCTTCTAAGGATGCATTCCTAAACGGTGCTTATTTTGTTCCATCAGGCTATGGAAGTTGTGACCCAAACTATTCACCTTCTCAATCTTTTACTGCTGCACCTGCTTCGTTGGTTCCCGCTATAACTCTAAACGCAGGTCCCCTAACTTGTGTTGCTGGTAAAGCATGTTAG
- the LOC137832210 gene encoding LEAF RUST 10 DISEASE-RESISTANCEUS RECEPTOR-LIKE PROTEIN KINASE-like 2.7 isoform X1 has product MAMTHTHNNLIHTISLSLLIFSSSLTLTTSQSSVCRTSCGDIPIKYPFGIDDGCGSPYYRHIFACSSSGKLELRTPSGRYPVRNVSYADPHVVVTDPFMWSCEDGERFRPTRPFSLDSSTHFKLSPQNEYMFFNCSEDNVIIQPKPIFCEHFPEHCDSSCDSASYLCRHLPGCSFALPRSTCCSYYPKATESLRLMLKYCTSYASVYWKNVGAPMPYDQVPEYGIRVDFDIPVTTRCLQCQDPLKGGGTCGFDTLNQSFMCLCKDGNSTTHCKDYDIARHNRRVHVIAGTVTGFSVAGAFGIGAAVWYLKKVRAKAPVTCGVQSNENRLF; this is encoded by the exons ATGGCTATGACTCACACACACAACAACCTCATTCACACAATCTCATTATCACTACTCATTTTCTCATCGTCTCTCACTCTCACAACATCTCAATCCAGCGTCTGCAGAACATCCTGCGGGGACATCCCCATCAAGTACCCATTCGGCATCGACGACGGATGCGGAAGCCCATACTACAGACACATTTTCGCATGTTCCAGCTCGGGAAAACTAGAACTCAGAACCCCTTCGGGAAGATACCCGGTTCGCAACGTTAGCTACGCTGATCCACACGTTGTGGTCACTGATCCCTTCATGTGGAGCTGCGAGGATGGTGAGAGGTTTCGTCCCACTAGACCCTTCAGTTTGGACAGCAGCACCCACTTCAAGCTCTCTCCTCAGAACGAGTACATGTTCTTCAACTGCAGTGAGGACAACGTCATCATTCAGCCCAAGCCCATATTCTGTGAGCATTTCCCTGAACACTGTGACTCTTCCTGTGACAGTGCTAGCTATCTCTGCAGGCACTTGCCTGGGTGCTCCTTTGCGCTCCCTCGTAGTACTTGTTGTTCGTACTATCCCAAAGCCACCGAGTCCCTTAGGTTGATGCTTAAGTATTGCACCAGTTATGCAAGTGTTTATTGGAAGAACGTTGGTGCTCCTATGCCTTATGATCAGGTTCCGGAATATGGGATCAGAGTTGATTTTGATATCCCTGTTACCACGCGCTGCCTTCAGTGCCAGGACCCTTTGAAAGGAGGTGGGACTTGTGGATTTGACACGCTCAACCAGAGCTTCATGTGTCTTTGTAAGGATGGAAACTCCACAACTCATTGCAAAG ATTATGACATTGCAAGGCACAATAGGAGGGTCCATGTAATAGCAG GGACAGTTACGGGCTTTTCCGTTGCGGGTGCATTTGGAATTGGAGCTGCTGTTTGGTACTTGAAGAAAGTGAGGGCTAAAGCACCAGTCACATGTGGAGTCCAAAGCAACGAAAATAGGCTATTCTGA
- the LOC137832210 gene encoding uncharacterized protein isoform X2 codes for MAMTHTHNNLIHTISLSLLIFSSSLTLTTSQSSVCRTSCGDIPIKYPFGIDDGCGSPYYRHIFACSSSGKLELRTPSGRYPVRNVSYADPHVVVTDPFMWSCEDGERFRPTRPFSLDSSTHFKLSPQNEYMFFNCSEDNVIIQPKPIFCEHFPEHCDSSCDSASYLCRHLPGCSFALPRSTCCSYYPKATESLRLMLKYCTSYASVYWKNVGAPMPYDQVPEYGIRVDFDIPVTTRCLQCQDPLKGGGTCGFDTLNQSFMCLCKDGNSTTHCKDYWLFGRL; via the exons ATGGCTATGACTCACACACACAACAACCTCATTCACACAATCTCATTATCACTACTCATTTTCTCATCGTCTCTCACTCTCACAACATCTCAATCCAGCGTCTGCAGAACATCCTGCGGGGACATCCCCATCAAGTACCCATTCGGCATCGACGACGGATGCGGAAGCCCATACTACAGACACATTTTCGCATGTTCCAGCTCGGGAAAACTAGAACTCAGAACCCCTTCGGGAAGATACCCGGTTCGCAACGTTAGCTACGCTGATCCACACGTTGTGGTCACTGATCCCTTCATGTGGAGCTGCGAGGATGGTGAGAGGTTTCGTCCCACTAGACCCTTCAGTTTGGACAGCAGCACCCACTTCAAGCTCTCTCCTCAGAACGAGTACATGTTCTTCAACTGCAGTGAGGACAACGTCATCATTCAGCCCAAGCCCATATTCTGTGAGCATTTCCCTGAACACTGTGACTCTTCCTGTGACAGTGCTAGCTATCTCTGCAGGCACTTGCCTGGGTGCTCCTTTGCGCTCCCTCGTAGTACTTGTTGTTCGTACTATCCCAAAGCCACCGAGTCCCTTAGGTTGATGCTTAAGTATTGCACCAGTTATGCAAGTGTTTATTGGAAGAACGTTGGTGCTCCTATGCCTTATGATCAGGTTCCGGAATATGGGATCAGAGTTGATTTTGATATCCCTGTTACCACGCGCTGCCTTCAGTGCCAGGACCCTTTGAAAGGAGGTGGGACTTGTGGATTTGACACGCTCAACCAGAGCTTCATGTGTCTTTGTAAGGATGGAAACTCCACAACTCATTGCAAAG ACTATTGGTTGTTCGGCAGATTATGA
- the LOC137832210 gene encoding uncharacterized protein isoform X3 has product MAMTHTHNNLIHTISLSLLIFSSSLTLTTSQSSVCRTSCGDIPIKYPFGIDDGCGSPYYRHIFACSSSGKLELRTPSGRYPVRNVSYADPHVVVTDPFMWSCEDGERFRPTRPFSLDSSTHFKLSPQNEYMFFNCSEDNVIIQPKPIFCEHFPEHCDSSCDSASYLCRHLPGCSFALPRSTCCSYYPKATESLRLMLKYCTSYASVYWKNVGAPMPYDQVPEYGIRVDFDIPVTTRCLQCQDPLKGGGTCGFDTLNQSFMCLCKDGNSTTHCKEINY; this is encoded by the exons ATGGCTATGACTCACACACACAACAACCTCATTCACACAATCTCATTATCACTACTCATTTTCTCATCGTCTCTCACTCTCACAACATCTCAATCCAGCGTCTGCAGAACATCCTGCGGGGACATCCCCATCAAGTACCCATTCGGCATCGACGACGGATGCGGAAGCCCATACTACAGACACATTTTCGCATGTTCCAGCTCGGGAAAACTAGAACTCAGAACCCCTTCGGGAAGATACCCGGTTCGCAACGTTAGCTACGCTGATCCACACGTTGTGGTCACTGATCCCTTCATGTGGAGCTGCGAGGATGGTGAGAGGTTTCGTCCCACTAGACCCTTCAGTTTGGACAGCAGCACCCACTTCAAGCTCTCTCCTCAGAACGAGTACATGTTCTTCAACTGCAGTGAGGACAACGTCATCATTCAGCCCAAGCCCATATTCTGTGAGCATTTCCCTGAACACTGTGACTCTTCCTGTGACAGTGCTAGCTATCTCTGCAGGCACTTGCCTGGGTGCTCCTTTGCGCTCCCTCGTAGTACTTGTTGTTCGTACTATCCCAAAGCCACCGAGTCCCTTAGGTTGATGCTTAAGTATTGCACCAGTTATGCAAGTGTTTATTGGAAGAACGTTGGTGCTCCTATGCCTTATGATCAGGTTCCGGAATATGGGATCAGAGTTGATTTTGATATCCCTGTTACCACGCGCTGCCTTCAGTGCCAGGACCCTTTGAAAGGAGGTGGGACTTGTGGATTTGACACGCTCAACCAGAGCTTCATGTGTCTTTGTAAGGATGGAAACTCCACAACTCATTGCAAAG aaattaattaCTGA